A genomic region of Hippoglossus hippoglossus isolate fHipHip1 chromosome 8, fHipHip1.pri, whole genome shotgun sequence contains the following coding sequences:
- the bptf gene encoding nucleosome-remodeling factor subunit BPTF isoform X11 translates to MRGKRGRPPKALPTDEEPSPAATRGLRPRRNLKPRLRDSGDEESPTREPTKPSRKRRGGPGGTSARGRGRGRGGGGRGGRGGRGGKRTAAASKAVVYDDHESDEDEDDAVSLRSEEEEELVAAEPPSEEDEALKEESDCLEDDVLDEEEEVVEEEEVEDDASHCTESSFRSQSTHASTPGKKKLRAPRPRSPILEEKEIPPLELPETSEDLLVPNEELLNATSIYEVLRNFSTVLRLSPFRFEDFCAALVGQEQCTLIAETHNSLLKAILREEDSSNTTFGPADLKDSFNSTLYFIDGMTWPEVLRAYCESDREYQHVLPYQEVDEYPYGPTESKIKVLQFLVDQFLTTNIAREELMSDGSVLYDDHCRVCHRLGDLLCCETCTAVYHLECVKPPLEEVPEDEWQCEICVAHKVPGVTDCVAEAQKIRPYIRQEPIGYDRHQRKYWFLNRRIIVEEYGEHKTKKIWYYSTKAQLEELMESLDKEYWEVDLHATLEEMREEVQAHMDVTEDLTNKARGNNKAYLTAVNDVITEHLKVRLQAKRRAEEGKQETESGSVKAAEETTDFTSQLENSEHKVPESREDASSRAASVPPSAEESCRSDPNPGSASQDSAVPKTESTETKEETEPGHARSQESGEPPTAAKQERTDENLKVELNSDNSLTQTQDQPQQQSSQPDTSSGSNLPDLADRSSQSSFTSQDGAEDYHERVKSEGVRGAAQEVNNQTPRASKESSPVRSDVGSLRLSFLKRDLTVNLNSLFKLGQEGKYRVYHNQYSTNVLALNKHQHREDHDKRRHLSHKFSLTTAAEFKWNGSIYGSRSLTVSTLRLTIIQLETNVPGPFMHPNWAAHRNNWNKAVQMCSKAREFALALAILECAIKPVVMLPVWKDSLGHTRLHRMTSMEREDKEKGKKREKKLEDEETLQQATWVKYTIPIKHQVWKQKGEEYRVTGYGGWSWVSKTHVPRFVPKLPGNTNVNYRKDLEAAKLKEKGRKEKAASCTNNQKKLMETEKQDAADEDKEQTSLIASAQITSSEEDCKPQSSKEEETPSEKKEEGKEVEEKLEDEKMEVEPCPETAASSEEKDKAEDKGPSSSTVEPVKEEAVKSVEPPKEEERAASKPYYDVVNVSEGFQLRTAYKKKVKPSKLDGLLERRVKQFTLEEKQRLERVRQAALLSKVPATKTNLGLKTEGSTLDKQQPAVTPCVKAEEKEENLHVKDNVVKKLDFEQEAKTDSVDVKSEPTATNHSKETEVSAVQSDSGEALTHKEVNGGPLANSNNCISEAIENKEKTQKPEVTLAGENPKKRGFEEMEKSSGQGVAESMEVEQNKSSPVQVNGQAMVPAATAASARVQDDIKPVKSLMNGGLSQNDVSDSCHPPPLKVPKLENHVAEKGDALSRKEDVAVDSEETTPAKLLSSSTSCVKSISSDNCSGSEGLKTTTAESQSVPTTSSVTKPDGTPQAASGTVSSVTTTTQSSTSAPVAVVSQRSKHPVADTKTGTTGSAAASSMTISKEYSTKDRVSLLRFSKCKKARSGTALPSYRKFVTKSSKKSIFVLPNDDLKRLARRGAIREVPIFNYNAKPALDIWPYPSPRPTFGITWRYRLQTVRSLAGVSLMLRLLWACLRWDDMAVRAAANAGVTRKETSETDITTTEIIKRRDVGPYGIRSEYCIRKIICPLGTRDTPKETPTPQRKGLRSSALRPKKQQPAKLTGPIAVETWVPEEEMELWEIRAFAERLEKEKSQGSDPSKTGSSLRTAEDVKAHLENQLKQARLAAQQKRLEQQRPGTPVSTTTATTPSASTPASTGLRTGQVTPGTKMVLASKLGSAVSFQQDKNFHQSFASWVKQGQTNNSSSASCGSVATVASSITTSGQTFQIAGSPVTVAGQVLAAKLPLPANSKIVTLNMPTTQGGVVQQKVLGIFPSGPPANLRTYSTLHPTTGNINLRATTSGSAAQQQASTAAGQTQPCAAMSPSTPLSTSVGTAMVRGPAMTQQGQPQQMVPGSTPVPTAAAAQRAAAPAPSPHATATAPGQTPVAPTQTNRPQQGQVKLTMAQLMQLTQSAQGGNPGLTVVIQGQGQSQGQLQIIPQGVTVIPGPGQQLMQAAMPNGQVQRFLFTPMAPSSSPTTATPPVPQTPQTQMSTPAQARTTAHVQTTPSALAQTQMTAPLPTPTQMPGLAPSPASVPVPAPAQAAAQTLMQTQVPTAFPQSIPAQSQISAPALLQAAAQASTQVFSSTPGVLPTQPQVARSVPAPAYPVLGMTQKVFTSAPQVSPMVQTQVATFAPGLFPTQTQTSMTLPVPGQFAPQAQVQAHALNTSPGLTPTPVQMHMTAPSPAVAPVSVKAAQVAAATNSAQIQVSASLPSAVPVPTPALAPVSAPVLAVVSGQIAVPSPAKALTQIQVTAPVPLHAAMAGAVVTTVTATSTTPSVPALIEQRAAQPQVWIPAASQGQTPVQPAQQAAAPIQAPVPASAPFTPLPQASLTPQSQAQVQHPTVVSMQQVSQMPVSAVQVQMKGIPVSSVTTVRAPQPQLQPQTTTQLQPQPQAQIHAQIQVQPFGQVQQIPHIQAQAHLQPKAQAQIHPQVRVQFQPHAPQAQVQPLAQIQPQPQVQSQPQVQSQAQNQLHHQVQVQFQQQGQIQSPQQLQVQAQPQVQAKLQVQFQPQTQNQVQTQPQLQVQSPIRHQLITVPGLQQPVQLLSALPPHVAAQIQAQIQAQAQQQGGTVPQQIKLQLPIQIQQAGGQIQAHQIQNMVTIQAPASVQEHLQRLQQQQQQQQQQQQQQQQQQQQQQQQQQQPPPPKKKKHHEAKREQKEPNLQNLPTLSPGDGIQKQVVVKQNAAAEQLKQRKSLAAAEREENQRMIVCNQVMKFILDKIEKDEKQAAKKRKKEEVVEQKRFKQNATKLTALLYKHKEQLKAEILKKRALLDKELQLQVQEELRRDLARLQKEKEKARAAITQAAAATVKAASSHSSHPSHSTHSPHSSHTVTSPPSSHKRKREEERDKDRPRERDRHHDKDKKRDRDKDKDRDRCKDRDKDKDKDKEKDKDKDKDKDKDKDRDRDREREKNRERDRERDKDRDGDREKDGDSSSSKHKKKKKLSSTSKDHKKDNKLYCVCKTAYDESKFYIGCDLCSNWFHGACVGITEKEAKKLEDFVCNDCKQGQEGGSNEELYCICRTPYDESQFYIGCDRCQNWYHGRCVGILQSEATHIDVYVCPQCQSTEDAMTVLTPLTDKDNEGLKRILRSLQTHKMAWPFLEPVDPHDAPDYYRVIKEPMDFSTMETRLQRRHYHKLTEFVADVTKIFDNCRYYNPNDTPFFQCAEVLEAFFVQKLKGFKASRSHNNKLQSSSAS, encoded by the exons atgagagggaagagaggcAGGCCGCCCAAAGCCCTGCCGACCGACGAGGAGCCGTCCCCGGCCGCGACCCGGGGCTTGCGACCGCGGCGGAACCTGAAGCCCCGGCTGCGGGACAGCGGGGACGAGGAGAGCCCCACGCGGGAGCCCACCAAGCCGAGCCGAAAGAGGCGAGGGGGACCCGGCGGCACGTCGGCGCGGGGCAGGGGACGAGGCAGAGGCGGCGGcggcagaggaggcagagggggacGGGGAGGGAAGCGGACGGCGGCCGCCTCCAAAGCGGTGGTGTACGACGACCACGAGAgcgacgaggacgaggacgacgCTGTCAGCCTGAGgtcggaggaggaagaggagctggtgGCGGCGGAGCCCCCGTCCGAGGAGGACGAGGCCCTGAAAGAGGAGTCCGACTGCCTGGAAGATGATGTgctggacgaggaggaggaggtggtggaggaggaggaggtggaggatgatGCCAGCCACTGCACTGAGAGCAGCTTTCGGAGCCAGAGCACACACGCCAGCACCCCGG GGAAGAAAAAGCTTCGGGCTCCCCGTCCTCGCTCTCCCAtcctggaggagaaggagattcCTCCTCTGGAGCTTCCCGAGACCTCGGAGGATCTCCTGGTGCCGAACGAGGAGCTGCTCAACGCCACCTCCATCTACGAGGTGCTGCGGAACTTCAGCACGGTGCTGCGTCTCTCGCCCTTCCGCTTCGAGGACTTCTGCGCAGCTCTGGTCGGCCAGGAGCAGTGCACTTTAATAGCAGAGACCCACAATTCCCTCCTGAAGGCCATCCTGCGCGAGGAGGACTCCTCCAACACTACCTTCGGCCCTGCTGACCTCAAGGACAGTTTCAACTCCACTCTGTACTTTATTGACGGCATGACGTGGCCTGAGGTGTTGCGGGCGTACTGCGAGAGCGACCGGGAGTACCAGCATGTCCTCCCGTACCAGGAGGTGGACGAGTATCCCTACGGCCCTACGGAGAGTAAGATCAAGGTGCTACAGTTCTTGGTGGACCAGTTTCTCACCACCAACATCGCCCGCGAGGAGCTGATGTCCGACGGCAGCGTGCTGTACGACGACCACTGCCGCGTGTGTCACCGACTGGGCGACCTGCTGTGCTGCGAGACCTGCACGGCGGTCTACCACCTGGAGTGCGTGAAGCCGCCGCTGGAGGAGGTTCCAGAGGATGAGTGGCAGTGTGAGATCTGCGTGGCTCACAAGGTGCCCGGTGTCACGGACTGTGTAGCAGAGGCACAGAAGATCAGGCCCTACATCCGCCAGGAGCCCATCGGGTATGACCGGCACCAGAGGAAATACTGGTTCTTGAACAGAAGGATTATTGT CGAGGAGTACGGGGAGCACAAGACGAAAAAGATCTGGTACTACAGCACCAAGGCGCAGCTGGAGGAGCTCATGGAGAGCCTGGATAAGGAGTACTGGGAGGTGGACCTGCATGCCACgctggaggagatgagggaggaggtgcaggCTCACATGGACGTCACAGAGGACCTCACCAACAAAGCCCGTGGAAACAACAAAGCCTACCTCACCGCTGTCAACG ATGTGATCACGGAGCATTTGAAGGTCAGGCTGCAGGCGAAGAGACGAGCAGAGGAAGGAAAGCAGGAAACAGAATCGGGTTCCGttaaagcagcagaagaaactACTGACTTCACCTCGCAGCTCGAGAACAGCGAGCACAAAGTCCCCGAGTCCAGGGAAGATGCTAGTTCCCGAG CAGCCTCGGTTCCTCCttctgcagaggagagctgcAGGTCGGATCCTAACCCCGGCTCAGCCTCCCAGGACTCGGCTGTGCCTAAAACAGAATCCACCGAGACCAAGGAGGAAACTGAGCCCGGTCACGCCAGGAGCCAGGAGAGTGGAGAGCCGCCTACAGCGGCAAAGCAGGAGAGGACAG ATGAGAACTTGAAAGTGGAGTTAAACAGTGACAACTCGCTGACACAAACCCAAGATCAGCCTCAGCAGCAGTCGTCTCAGCCGGACACGAGTAGCGGCAGCAACCTGCCTGACCTGGCTGATCGCTCCTCGCAGTCGTCTTTCACCAGTCAGGATGGGGCAG AGGATTATCACGAAAGGGTCAAAAGTGAAGGAGTGAGAGGAGCAGCCCAGGAAGTGAATAACCAGACGCCCAGAGCCAGCAAAGAG TCATCCCCAGTTCGCTCCGACGTTGGCTCTTTGCGACTCAGCTTCTTGAAAAGGGACCTGACGGTGAATCTGAACAGCTTGTTCAAGCTGGGTCAGGAGGGTAAATACAGGGTCTACCACAACCAGTACAGCACCAACGTCCTGGCCCTCAACAAACATCAGCACCGCGAGGACCACGACAAGAGACGCCACCTGTCGCACAAGTTCAGCCTGACCACCGCGGCCGAGTTCAAGTGGAACGGCTCCATCTACGGTTCTCGGAGCCTGACTGTCTCCACCCTGCGTCTCACCATCATCCAGCTGGAGACCAACGTGCCCGGACCCTTCATGCATCCTAACTGGGCAGCGCACAG GAACAACTGGAACAAAGCAGTGCAGATGTGCAGCAAGGCCAGGGAATTTGCTCTGGCCTTGGCCATACTGGAGTGTGCCATCAAACCAGTGGTCATGCTGCCTGTATGGAAAGATTCTCTCGGACACACGAG GCTACATCGCATGACCTCCATGGAGCgggaagacaaagagaagggGAAGAAGCGAGAGAAGAAactggaggatgaggagacgCTGCAGCAGGCCACCTGGGTGAAGTACACCATCCCCATCAAACACCAG GTGTGGAAGCAGAAGGGGGAGGAGTACAGGGTGACTGGTTATGGTGGCTGGAGCTGGGTCAGTAAGACCCATGTGCCACGTTTTGTTCCCAAGTTACCAGGGAACACAAATGTAAACTACCGCAAAGACCTGGAGG CAGCTAAACTCAAAgagaagggaaggaaggaaaaggcAGCATCTTGCACAAACAACCAGAAGAAGTTGATGGAAACTGAGAAGCAGGATGCAGCGGATGAGGACAAGGAGCAAACGTCTCTCATTGCATCAGCTCAGATCACCTCATCAGAGGAGGACTGCAAACCTCAGAGCTCAAAAGAGGAAGAAACCCCCTctgagaagaaggaggaggggaaagaagtggaggagaagtTAGAAGATGAAAAAATGGAGGTTGAGCCCTGCCCAGAAACTGCTGCTTCAAGTGAAGAGAAAG ATAAAGCTGAAGACAAAGGCCCGTCCTCGTCGACTGTGGAGCCTGTGAAGGAAGAAGCAGTCAAGAGTGTAGAACCAcccaaggaggaggagagggctgCATCGAAGCCGTACTACGATGTTGTGAACGTCAGCGAGGGCTTCCAGCTGCGGACGGCGTACAAGAAGAAGGTAAAGCCGTCCAAACTGGACGGGCTTCTGGAGCGCCGGGTCAAACAGTTCACcctggaggagaaacagaggctGGAGCGGGTGAGGCAGGCGGCCCTGCTGTCCAAAGTACCAGCCACTAAGACTAATTTAGGGCTGAAGACCGAAGGATCCACGTTGGACAAACAGCAGCCTGCTGTGACCCCGTGtgtgaaagcagaggagaaggaggagaactTACACGTGAAGGACAACGTGGTTAAAAAGCTCGACTTTGAGCAGGAGGCGAAAACGGACAGCGTGGACGTCAAATCAGAACCGACGGCAACCAACCACAGCAAAGAGACAGAGGTGAGCGCTGTGCAGAGCGACAGTGGGGAGGCCTTAACCCATAAAGAGGTGAATGGAGGGCCCTTAGCAAACAGTAACAATTGTATATCAGAGGcaatagaaaataaagagaagacACAGAAGCCAGAGGTGACGCTAGCGGGAGAGAATCCTAAAAAACGTGGGTTcgaggagatggagaaaagcAGCGGACAGGGCGTCGCAGAGAGCATGGAGGTCGAGCAGAACAAGAGCAGTCCGGTGCAGGTGAATGGACAAGCTATGGTCCCTGCCGCTACTGCAGCCTCAGCCAGAGTCCAAGATGATATCAAGCCCGTGAAGTCTCTGATGAATGGAGGCCTCTCACAGAACGATGTGTCCGACTCGTGTCATCCACCTCCCCTGAAAGTCCCCAAATTGGAGAACCACGTGGCGGAGAAAGGAGACGCTCTGAGTAGGAAAGAGGATGTGGCGGTGGACAGTGAGGAAACCACACCAGCCAAGCTTTTATCCTCAAGCACCTCCTGTGTGAAAAGCATTAGCTCTGACAACTGCAGTGGTAGCGAAGGTTTGAAAACCACAACTGCAGAGTCTCAAAGTGTCCCAACCACCAGCAGCGTCACTAAGCCTGATGGGACGCCTCAAGCAGCGAGTGGCACAGTCTCCTccgtcaccaccaccacccagtCCAGCACCTCTGCACCTGTAGCAGTCGTCTCACAGAGGAGCAAACATCCAGTCGCTGACACCAAGACGGGCACGACGGGTTCAGCAGCAGCCAGCTCCATGACGATCAGTAAAGAGTACTCCACCAAAGACAGAGTCAGCCTCCTGAGGTTCTCCAAATGCAAGAAGGCTCGCTCGGGCACCGCGCTGCCGTCCTACCGCAAGTTTGTTACCAAGAGCAGCAAGAAGAGTATCTTCGTCCTGCCGAACGATGACCTGAAGAGGCTGGCGAGGAGAGGGGCCATCAGGGAGGTGCCCATCTTCAACTACAACGCCAAGCCAGCCCTGGATATTTGGCCCTACCCTTCACCTCGGCCCACGTTTGGGATCACATGGAG GTACCGTCTCCAGACTGTGAGGTCACTGGCAGGGGTCAGCCTGATGCTGAGGCTGCTGTGGGCCTGTCTGAGGTGGGACGACATGGCTGTTAGAGCGGCTGCCAATGCAGGGGTTACTCGGAAAG AAACCTCGGAGACGGATATCACCACGACGGAGATTATAAAACGAAGAGACGTGGGGCCGTATGGCATCCGCTCGGAATACTGCATCAGGAAGATCATCTGTCCCCTCGGGACAAGAGACACTCCCAAAG AGACCCCCACTCCACAGAGGAAAGGCCTGCGCTCGAGCGCCTTGAGGCCCAAGAAGCAGCAGCCAGCTAAGCTGACTGGGCCCATCGCTGTGGAGACGTGGGTTCCCgaagaggagatggagctgTGGGAGATCAGGGCCTTTGCAgagag GTTGGAGAAGGAGAAGTCACAGGGTTCAGATCCCTCCAAGACTGGCAGCAGCCTGAGGACGGCAGAGGATGTCAAGGCCCATCTGGAGAATCAGCTGAAACAGGCCAGACTGGCTGCCCAGCAG aaacgtctggagcagcagagacCGGGTACACCTGTTTCCACCACAACAGCCACCACCCCCTCAGCCAGCACGCCGGCATCCACGGGCCTGAGGACAGGCCAGGTCACACCTGGAACCAAGATGGTCCTCGCCTCCAAACTGGGCTCAGCAGTTTCCTTCCAGCAAGACAAGAATTTCCACCAGTCGTTTGCTTCCTGGGTCAAGCAGGGTCAgaccaacaacagcagctcag CCTCCTGTGGCTCGGTGGCCACCGTGGCTAGCAGCATCACCACCTCAGGGCAAACCTTCCAGATCGCTGGCAGCCCCGTGACTGTGGCTGGCCAGGTCCTCGCTGCCAAACTCCCGCTGCCCGCTAACAGCAAGATTGTCACGCTCAACATGCCCACTACTCAAGGAG GTGTAGTCCAACAGAAGGTTCTGGGCATTTTCCCCTCTGGGCCTCCTGCGAACCTGAGGACATACAGCACACTACATCCTACGACCGGCAACATCAACCTCAGAGCCACCACCTCTGGCTCAGCTGCTCAGCAACAG GCCAGTACAGCTGCAGGTCAAACCCAGCCTTGCGCTGCGATGAGCCCGTCAACCCCCCTGTCTACCTCTGTGGGCACCGCGATGGTCCGAGGTCCAGCGATGACTCAACAAG GCCAACCTCAGCAGATGGTGCCGGGTTCGACACCTGTGCCGACGGCAGCAGCCGCTCAGAGAGCAGCGGCTCCTGCACCATCACCTCATGCAACCGCCACAGCTCCTGGACAGACGCCTGTAGCTCCCACCCAGACCAACAGACCACAGCAGGGTCAAGTCAAACTAACTATGGCGCAGCTCATGCAGCTGACACAGAGCGCTCAG GGTGGAAACCCCGGTCTGACGGTGGTGATCCAGGGTCAGGGCCAGAGCCAGGGTCAGCTGCAAATCATCCCACAGGGTGTAACAGTCATTCCTGGCCCCGGTCAGCAGCTAATGCAGGCAGCCATGCCGAATGGTCAGGTCCAGCgcttcctcttcactcccaTGGCCCCATCCTCATCACCCACTACTGCCACCCCTCCTGTACCTCAGACCCCTCAAACCCAAATGTCGACTCCAGCTCAAGCCAGAACCACTGCACATGTCCAGACGACTCCCTCAGCCTTAGcccaaacacaaatgacagcCCCTCTACCTACCCCAACACAAATGCCAGGTTTGGCCCCCAGCCCAGCTTCAGTCCCTGTGCCTGCTCCGGCACAAGCTGCAGCCCAGACCTTGATGCAAACACAAGTTCCAACTGCTTTCCCACAATCCATCCCTGCTCAATCACAGATATCTGCGCCTGCCCTGCTACAAGCTGCAGCTCAGGCCTCCACACAGGTTTTCTCCTCCACACCAGGCGTTCTCCCCACACAACCACAAGTGGCAAGATCTGTGCCAGCCCCCGCTTACCCTGTCCTGGGTATGACTCAGAAAGTCTTCACCTCAGCCCCTCAAGTCTCACCCATGGTCCAAACCCAAGTCGCCACCTTTGCCCCAGGCTTGTTCCCCACACAAACCCAAACTTCCATGACGCTGCCTGTCCCTGGACAGTTTGCACCTCAGGCCCAGGTCCAGGCACATGCCCTCAACACCTCCCCGGGCTTGACCCCAACCCCTGTCCAGATGCACATGACTGCCCCTTCCCCTGCTGTCGCCCCCGTCTCAGTCAAGGCTGCCCAAGTTGCAGCCGCTACCAACTCTGCCCAAATACAAGTTTCTGcctctcttccctctgcagTCCCAGTCCCAACCCCCGCTCTTGCTCCGGTCTCTGCTCCTGTTTTAGCTGTTGTGTCCGGTCAGATTGCTGTCCCGTCCCCGGCTAAAGCTCTAACCCAAATTCAAGTCACAGCTCCAGTTCCCCTCCACGCTGCTATGGCCGGTGCTGTTGTCACAACGGTCACAGCCACCTCCACAACACCTTCAGTGCCAG CTCTGATAGAACAGAGGGCAGCTCAGCCCCAGGTTTGGATTCCAGCCGCATCTCAAGGTCAGACTCCTGTTCAGCCGGCTCAGCAGGCGGCAGCTCCCATTCAGGCACCTGTACCTGCCTCTGCACCTTTTACGCCCCTGCCACAAGCATCTCTTACTCCCCAGTCTCAAGCACAAGTCCAGCACCCTACAGTTGTGTCCATGCAGCAGGTTTCTCAAAtgccagtctcagctgtgcaGGTTCAAATGAAGGGAATACCAGTTTCTTCTGTTACTACAGTGAGAGCCCCCCAACCTCAGCTCCAGCCCCAGACCACTACCCAACTGCAACCCCAGCCTCAAGCCCAAATCCATGCACAGATTCAGGTCCAGCCCTTTGGCCAAGTCCAGCAAATACCACACATTCAGGCTCAAGCTCATCTCCAGCCCAAAGCACAAGCCCAAATCCACCCGCAAGTCCGAGTTCAGTTTCAGCCGCATGCACCCCAAGCCCAAGTACAGCCCCTCGCTCAAATCCAACCTCAG CCCCAGGTACAGTCGCAGCCTCAGGTTCAGTCTCAGGCCCAAAACCAACTCCATCACCAGGTTCAGGTCCAATTCCAGCAACAAGGTCAG ATCCAGTCACCGCAGCAGCTGCAAGTCCAGGCCCAGCCCCAAGTTCAAGCTAAGCTCCAAGTCCAGTTCCAGCCTCAAACCCAGAATCAAGTTCAAACGCAGCCCCAACTTCAGGTTCAGTCTCCAATCAGGCATCAGCTCATCACTGTCCCCGGCCTGCAGCAGCCAGTCCAGCTGCTCTCAGCTCTGCCACCCCATGTTGCAGCTCAGATCCAAGCTCAGATCCAGGCACAGGCGCAGCAGCAGGGAGGCACGGTTCCACAGCAGATCAAACTGCAGCTGCCTATCCAGATCCAGCAGGCGGGGGGGCAGATTCAGGCCCACCAGATCCAGAACATGGTGACCATACAGGCACCAGCAAGCGTCCAGGAGCAtcttcagaggctgcagcaacaacagcaacaacagcagcaacaacagcagcaacaacagcagcaacaacaacaacaacaacagcagcagcag cagccaccaccaccaaagaagaagaaacaccaTGAGGCTAAAAGGGAACAGAAAGAGCCGAATCTGCAGAATCTGCCGACTCTTAGCCCCGGAGACGGAATCCAAAAACAG GTGGTAGTGAAGCAGaatgctgcagcagagcagctgaagcAGAGGAAGTCGCTCGCTGCGGCTGAGCGAGAGGAGAACCAGAG GATGATCGTGTGCAACCAGGTGATGAAGTTCATCCTCGACAAGATTGAGAAGGACGAGAAGCAGGCAGctaagaagagaaagaaggaggaggtggtggagcagAAGCGCTTCAAGCAGAACGCCACCAAGCTGACGGCGCTGCTGTACAAGCACAAAGAGCAGCTGAAGGCCGAGATCCTGAAGAAGAGGGCCCTGCTGGacaaggagctgcagctgcaagtACAG gaggagctgaggcgGGACCTAGCCAGGCTccagaaggagaaggagaaagccCGAGCGGCCATCACCcaagctgctgcagcaacagTCAAGGCGGCCTCTTCCCACTCCTCCCATCCTTCCCACTCGACACATTCCCCTCACAGCAGCCACACAGTGACCTCACCGCCCTCGTCCCATAAACgcaagagggaagaggagagagacaaagaccGACCCAGAGAAAGGGACAGGCACCACGACAAGGACAAGAAACGGGACAGGGACAAAGACAAGGACAGAGACCGGTGTAAAGACAGAGACAAGgacaaagataaagataaagaaaaggataaagacaaagacaaagataaagacaaagacaaagacagagaccGCGAtcgagagagggagaaaaacagagagcgGGACCGGGAGCGAGACAAGGACAGAGATGGGGACAGAGAAAAGGACGGAGATTCCAGCTCATctaaacacaagaagaagaagaagctctcTTCTACCTCAAAGGATCACAAGAAGGACAACAAACTGTACTGTGTCTGCAAGACGGCCTACGACGAGTCAAA GTTTTACATCGGGTGCGACCTGTGCTCCAACTGGTTTCACGGTGCGTGTGTCGGCATCACGGAGAAGGAGGCAAAGAAGTTGGAGGACTTCGTGTGTAACGACTGTAAACAAGGTCAGGAAGGAGGAAGCAACGAGGAGCTCTACTGCATCTGCCGGACGCCATACGACGAATCACA